A region from the Desulfomarina profundi genome encodes:
- a CDS encoding type IV pilus inner membrane component PilO: MSLKPKAKVIIMIFLILLPIALFYYFLYQPNTKKIKNLENRIATLQTQIQNVKRKAADLAKFEKELEEAERTFEATATLLPDEKEIPQLLKDISSLGRAAGLDFLTFRPLADIPKDFYAEIPVTIDVRGPYHNMGFFFDQVSKLKRIVTVSNVRMGSPKKEGGEMLLKSSCRLVTYRFTNRPLAKPKTK, encoded by the coding sequence GCCAAAGGCCAAAGTGATAATCATGATTTTTCTTATCCTTCTGCCGATAGCACTGTTTTATTATTTTCTCTATCAACCCAATACAAAAAAAATAAAAAATCTTGAAAACCGGATAGCTACCCTGCAGACACAGATTCAGAATGTCAAAAGAAAAGCCGCAGACCTTGCAAAATTTGAAAAAGAACTGGAGGAAGCAGAAAGAACATTTGAGGCAACAGCAACGTTACTACCAGATGAAAAGGAAATCCCGCAACTTTTGAAAGATATTTCTTCACTCGGCCGGGCAGCCGGTCTTGATTTTCTTACATTCAGACCTCTTGCTGATATTCCGAAAGATTTTTATGCCGAAATACCGGTCACAATTGATGTCAGAGGCCCTTATCACAACATGGGCTTCTTTTTTGACCAGGTGAGTAAACTCAAAAGAATTGTTACAGTTTCAAATGTAAGGATGGGTTCCCCCAAAAAGGAAGGGGGTGAGATGCTACTCAAGTCAAGCTGCAGGCTGGTAACTTATCGTTTCACCAACAGACCGCTGGCAAAACCG